The Salvia splendens isolate huo1 chromosome 21, SspV2, whole genome shotgun sequence genome includes a window with the following:
- the LOC121783186 gene encoding 14-3-3-like protein 16R, whose protein sequence is MASPREESVYMAKLAEQAERYEEMVEFMEKVVNAGDGDELSVEERNLLSVAYKNVIGARRASWRIISSIEQKEESRGNETHVSAIKSYRSKIETELSNICDGILKLLDTKLIGSASNGDSKVFYLKMKGDYHRYLAEFKTGAERKEAAENTLSAYKSAQDIANTELAPTHPIRLGLALNFSVFYYEILNSPDRACNLAKQAFDEAIAELDTLGEESYKDSTLIMQLLRDNLTLWTSDMQDDTAEEIKEAPKPDNE, encoded by the exons ATGGCGTCCCCGCGAGAGGAGAGCGTGTACATGGCGAAGCTCGCCGAGCAGGCCGAGCGTTACGAGGAGATGGTCGAGTTCATGGAAAAGgtcgtcaacgccggggacgGCGACGAGCTCTCCGTGGAGGAGCGCAACCTCCTCTCCGTCGCCTACAAGAACGTCATCGGCGCCCGACGCGCCTCCTGGCGCATCATCTCCTCCATCGAGCAGAAGGAGGAGAGCCGCGGCAACGAGACGCACGTCTCCGCCATCAAGAGCTACAGATCTAAGATCGAGACCGAGCTCTCCAACATCTGCGACGGCATTCTCAAGCTCCTCGACACCAAGCTCATCGGATCCGCCTCCAACGGCGATTCCAAGGTCTTCTACTTGAAGATGAAGGGCGATTACCACCGCTACTTGGCGGAGTTTAAGACCGGCGCCGAGCGCAAGGAAGCCGCTGAGAATACTCTCTCCGCCTACAAGTCCGCCCAG GACATTGCTAATACCGAGCTCGCCCCTACTCATCCAATCCGTCTCGGCCTGGCACTGAACTTCTCGGTCTTCTACTACGAGATCTTGAATTCCCCTGACCGTGCTTGCAATCTTGCTAAACAG GCTTTTGATGAGGCAATAGCTGAGTTGGACACTCTTGGTGAGGAATCCTACAAGGATAGCACCTTGATCATGCAGCTTCTCCGTGACAACCTCACCCTGTGGACTTCGGATATGCAG GATGATACTGCTGAGGAGATCAAGGAAGCACCTAAGCCCGACAACGAGTAG
- the LOC121783577 gene encoding glutelin type-B 2-like, with product MEFNLQPQKADATVVEGEGGSYYAWASITPDVVGAEIGAGIFVLHPQGFALPHYGDTRKIGYVIEGTCTMGIISPNNKEEKIIVINKGDAVPVESGAISWWFNGGDSDVSVIFLGESSESYTPGQFDYYFLTGALALLRGFSTEFISKMYDLNANQSKELLEKQTNTLVIKIDKGIEMPKISNCKREEYVINLDEDSPLVDRIGLSPKLVRLEPESALDAHYSTAHQVIYVVKGGGKVQIVGLNGARMVDEVVEEGQLIVVPKFFVVAMIASHQGLELFSVSTSPRPISKSLAGNGSAYKSLSSSILEMALNVPAELVESLKKTQI from the exons ATGGAGTTCAATCTACAACCCCAGAAGGCTGACGCCACCGTGGTCGAAGGAGAAGGCGGCAGTTACTACGCGTGGGCTTCCATAACTCCGGACGTTGTCGGGGCCGAGATCGGCGCCGGTATATTTGTTTTGCACCCACAAGGCTTCGCTTTGCCTCACTATGGTGACACTCGCAAGATTGGTTATGTAATTGAAG GTACTTGCACCATGGGAATCATATCACCAAACAACAAAGAAGAGAAAATCATAGTGATCAACAAGGGAGACGCCGTCCCGGTAGAATCCGGCGCCATATCATGGTGGTTCAACGGTGGAGATTCCGACGTCTCCGTTATATTCCTAGGCGAAAGCAGCGAGTCCTACACTCCCGGCCAGTTCGACTACTACTTCTTAACCGGCGCCTTGGCCCTTCTCCGCGGCTTCTCCACCGAGTTTATAAGCAAAATGTATGATCTCAACGCCAATCAATCCAAGGAGTTGCTCGAAAAACAAACCAACACATTGGTCATTAAGATTGACAAAGGCATTGAGATGCCTAAAATTTCCAACTGCAAAAGAGAAGAGTATGTCATCAACCTTGATGAGGATTCTCCTCTGGTGGACCGGATTGGGCTTAGCCCGAAATTGGTGAGGCTCGAACCTGAGAGCGCGCTCGATGCTCATTATAGCACGGCGCATCAGGTGATTTATGTTGTCAAGGGTGGAGGTAAGGTTCAAATTGTGGGGCTCAATGGTGCAAGAATGGTGGATGAGGTTGTGGAGGAGGGGCAACTCATTGTTGTGCCTAAGTTCTTTGTTGTTGCAATGATTGCTTCCCATCAAGGGTTGGAATTATTTAGTGTTTCCACATCTCCAAG GCCTATATCCAAGTCGTTGGCAGGGAACGGATCAGCATATAAATCGTTGTCTTCATCTATTTTAGAGATGGCGTTGAATGTGCCTGCTGAGTTGGTGGAGAGTCTCAAGAAGACTCAAATTTGA
- the LOC121785521 gene encoding WEB family protein At3g02930, chloroplastic-like isoform X1, producing the protein MSRSRSRSASVDFGQKSGRHSLIFSKSIFSSKLCRGDAIAAQIDNRALKSVSNLSEKHGVRGNISLQQQPMREMEDSESEELLMEVESLKKTVASARDESKAKDRKMANLEAELGRMRQGEADKDASLGQLMKELRELREESKAQELERELERKTMAESSMARQLDSAMFELEESKIEIASLHEKIDGLEDLCHRIGKEATDNEEVRDLKSKLLKAQEAETRAVSKAESLADEMEVLKGEWKFSMEGEDKSSKAMEDLAMALKEVATESNKAKMELIAKEAEVERMKEELAEAKAAAERLRAETEETLLAWNAKEIGFMSCIKRAEEERALAQIESHKSAESLKAAENMTRSAQEETYKLQDILKQAINESNAAKAASGLVRDENSLLKDCLAEKEEALHFTSQENERLRISKAAAQEHVKQLKQMLTLASADIKIDDKDEIGFVMFTDSGHDGNEGEDRKYSFDMDEVQFINEAEDGDEDEDEDPEKAEALRGSIFDTSVETPKTEARTPKATFFRLKSTKSTSTSSPLGDEHDEADGEGDKQHEHEHGPRRSKTMFQRVGGLLTIRNSFHRKEPSIDQKTTPTQTQQPSQV; encoded by the exons ATGTCACGTTCAAGATCGAG GTCAGCATCGGTTGATTTCGGACAAAAGAGTGGTCGACATTCATTGATATTTTCGAAATCCATCTTCTCATCGAAGCTATGCAGAGGAGATGCAATCGCAGCACAGATTGATAATAGAGCACTCAAATCCGTTTCGAATTTATCCGAG AAACATGGTGTGAGAGGAAACATCTCATTGCAGCAGCAGCCGATGAGGGAGATGGAAGATAGTGAGAGTGAGGAGCTGTTGATGGAGGTGGAGAGCTTGAAGAAAACGGTCGCCTCCGCCCGCGACGAaagcaaggcgaaggaccggaAGATGGCGAATTTGGAGGCCGAGCTCGGCCGTATGCGCCAGGGCGAGGCGGACAAGGACGCCTCGCTCGGGCAGCTCATGAAGGAGCTCCGCGAGCTGCGGGAGGAGTCGAAGGCCCAAGAATTGGAGCGGGAGCTCGAGCGGAAGACCATGGCGGAGTCGAGCATGGCCAGGCAGCTCGACTCCGCCATGTTCGAGCTCGAggagtccaagatcgagatcgcgTCGTTGCACGAGAAGATCGACGGGCTCGAGGATCTCTGCCACCGGATTGGGAAAGAGGCGACCGACAACGAGGAGGTTCGGGATTTGAAATCGAAGCTGTTGAAGGCGCAGGAGGCCGAGACGAGGGCTGTGTCGAAGGCCGAGAGCTTGGCGGATGAGATGGAGGTGTTGAAGGGGGAGTGGAAGTTTTCCATGGAGGGGGAAGATAAAAGCTCGAAAGCGATGGAGGATCTTGCGATGGCGTTGAAGGAGGTGGCGACGGAGTCGAATAAGGCGAAAATGGAGCTGATTGCGAAGGAGGCGGAGGTGGAGCGGATGAAGGAAGAGTTGGCGGAAGCGAAGGCCGCGGCCGAGCGTCTCCGCGCGGAAACAGAGGAGACGCTCTTAGCGTGGAACGCTAAGGAGATCGGGTTCATGAGTTGCATCAAGCGCGCGGAGGAGGAGCGCGCTCTCGCGCAGATCGAGAGCCACAAGAGCGCGGAGTCACTCAAGGCCGCGGAGAATATGACTCGTTCGGCCCAGGAGGAGACGTACAAGCTTCAGGACATACTCAAGCAGGCGATAAACGAGTCGAACGCGGCCAAGGCCGCGTCCGGGCTCGTGAGGGACGAGAACTCCCTCTTAAAAGACTGCCTCGCGGAGAAGGAGGAGGCGCTGCACTTCACCTCGCAGGAGAACGAGCGCCTCCGGATCAGCAAGGCGGCCGCGCAGGAGCACGTGAAGCAGCTCAAGCAGATGCTGACGCTGGCCTCCGCGGATATCAAGATCGACGACAAGGACGAGATCGGCTTCGTCATGTTCACGGACAGCGGGCACGACGGGAACGAGGGCGAGGATAGGAAGTATAGCTTCGATATGGATGAGGTGCAGTTTATTAACGAGGCCGAGGATGGGGACGAGGACGAAGACGAAGACCCTGAGAAGGCCGAGGCACTCAGGGGGTCCATCTTCGACACGAGTGTCGAAACGCCAAAGACGGAGGCGAGGACGCCTAAGGCGACGTTCTTTAGGCTCAAGTCGACCAAGTCGACTTCGACTTCCTCCCCGCTCGGGGACGAGCATGACGAGGCGGATGGGGAGGGGGATAAgcagcacgagcacgagcacgggccaAGACGGTCGAAGACGATGTTCCAACGAGTCGGGGGGCTTTTGACTATAAGGAATAGTTTCCATAGGAAGGAGCCATCGATTGACCAGAAGACCACACCTACGCAAACGCAGCAACCTAGCCAAGTCTGA
- the LOC121785521 gene encoding WEB family protein At3g02930, chloroplastic-like isoform X2 gives MREMEDSESEELLMEVESLKKTVASARDESKAKDRKMANLEAELGRMRQGEADKDASLGQLMKELRELREESKAQELERELERKTMAESSMARQLDSAMFELEESKIEIASLHEKIDGLEDLCHRIGKEATDNEEVRDLKSKLLKAQEAETRAVSKAESLADEMEVLKGEWKFSMEGEDKSSKAMEDLAMALKEVATESNKAKMELIAKEAEVERMKEELAEAKAAAERLRAETEETLLAWNAKEIGFMSCIKRAEEERALAQIESHKSAESLKAAENMTRSAQEETYKLQDILKQAINESNAAKAASGLVRDENSLLKDCLAEKEEALHFTSQENERLRISKAAAQEHVKQLKQMLTLASADIKIDDKDEIGFVMFTDSGHDGNEGEDRKYSFDMDEVQFINEAEDGDEDEDEDPEKAEALRGSIFDTSVETPKTEARTPKATFFRLKSTKSTSTSSPLGDEHDEADGEGDKQHEHEHGPRRSKTMFQRVGGLLTIRNSFHRKEPSIDQKTTPTQTQQPSQV, from the coding sequence ATGAGGGAGATGGAAGATAGTGAGAGTGAGGAGCTGTTGATGGAGGTGGAGAGCTTGAAGAAAACGGTCGCCTCCGCCCGCGACGAaagcaaggcgaaggaccggaAGATGGCGAATTTGGAGGCCGAGCTCGGCCGTATGCGCCAGGGCGAGGCGGACAAGGACGCCTCGCTCGGGCAGCTCATGAAGGAGCTCCGCGAGCTGCGGGAGGAGTCGAAGGCCCAAGAATTGGAGCGGGAGCTCGAGCGGAAGACCATGGCGGAGTCGAGCATGGCCAGGCAGCTCGACTCCGCCATGTTCGAGCTCGAggagtccaagatcgagatcgcgTCGTTGCACGAGAAGATCGACGGGCTCGAGGATCTCTGCCACCGGATTGGGAAAGAGGCGACCGACAACGAGGAGGTTCGGGATTTGAAATCGAAGCTGTTGAAGGCGCAGGAGGCCGAGACGAGGGCTGTGTCGAAGGCCGAGAGCTTGGCGGATGAGATGGAGGTGTTGAAGGGGGAGTGGAAGTTTTCCATGGAGGGGGAAGATAAAAGCTCGAAAGCGATGGAGGATCTTGCGATGGCGTTGAAGGAGGTGGCGACGGAGTCGAATAAGGCGAAAATGGAGCTGATTGCGAAGGAGGCGGAGGTGGAGCGGATGAAGGAAGAGTTGGCGGAAGCGAAGGCCGCGGCCGAGCGTCTCCGCGCGGAAACAGAGGAGACGCTCTTAGCGTGGAACGCTAAGGAGATCGGGTTCATGAGTTGCATCAAGCGCGCGGAGGAGGAGCGCGCTCTCGCGCAGATCGAGAGCCACAAGAGCGCGGAGTCACTCAAGGCCGCGGAGAATATGACTCGTTCGGCCCAGGAGGAGACGTACAAGCTTCAGGACATACTCAAGCAGGCGATAAACGAGTCGAACGCGGCCAAGGCCGCGTCCGGGCTCGTGAGGGACGAGAACTCCCTCTTAAAAGACTGCCTCGCGGAGAAGGAGGAGGCGCTGCACTTCACCTCGCAGGAGAACGAGCGCCTCCGGATCAGCAAGGCGGCCGCGCAGGAGCACGTGAAGCAGCTCAAGCAGATGCTGACGCTGGCCTCCGCGGATATCAAGATCGACGACAAGGACGAGATCGGCTTCGTCATGTTCACGGACAGCGGGCACGACGGGAACGAGGGCGAGGATAGGAAGTATAGCTTCGATATGGATGAGGTGCAGTTTATTAACGAGGCCGAGGATGGGGACGAGGACGAAGACGAAGACCCTGAGAAGGCCGAGGCACTCAGGGGGTCCATCTTCGACACGAGTGTCGAAACGCCAAAGACGGAGGCGAGGACGCCTAAGGCGACGTTCTTTAGGCTCAAGTCGACCAAGTCGACTTCGACTTCCTCCCCGCTCGGGGACGAGCATGACGAGGCGGATGGGGAGGGGGATAAgcagcacgagcacgagcacgggccaAGACGGTCGAAGACGATGTTCCAACGAGTCGGGGGGCTTTTGACTATAAGGAATAGTTTCCATAGGAAGGAGCCATCGATTGACCAGAAGACCACACCTACGCAAACGCAGCAACCTAGCCAAGTCTGA